One Thunnus albacares chromosome 12, fThuAlb1.1, whole genome shotgun sequence genomic region harbors:
- the LOC122993768 gene encoding ranBP-type and C3HC4-type zinc finger-containing protein 1-like codes for MALSSGGWAPPASVPASSQQAACGGPAPTACCSTVLMSVRVSVCHSGIRPLCLPGAGSEALRLQLSMDPSRAGEFRLALRDTSGNRSVFIAEFDLRSVQYEVKSPRCHEMRLAAPPHDCIRFNFRCDREAEEWATVVMSSLREAHRVANINTYESDGGQPNTTAAMEQWSSASLPLTEELCLELARAIEAGDAQAASQHASALARQKAGLTIQLSEKNYADGEISLSVVVEDVSSSCCVTVKVFPYMTVAALKQQVFLEYGFHPRVQRWVIGQCLCTEPRSLASYGVQKDGDTAYLYLISARQARITRQLFQQDLESALLAPPLPPGNGPTSQDWRGYSTLPSRLPHNNQGSTGGGSDRPGDIKDVLDIENLQLNDKPNKASKTQTEWACPSCTFINKPSRPGCEICATARPDTSCIQQEKGRREDRGEPGLSSS; via the exons ATGGCACTCAGTTCGGGCGGCTGGGCTCCTCCAGCCTCGGTCCCTGCCTCGTCCCAACAGGCTGCATGCGGCGGCCCTGCGCCGACGGCTTGCTGCAGTACAGTTTTAATGTCGGTTCGGGTGTCGGTATGTCATTCCGGGATCCGGCCCCTGTGTCTCCCCGGAGCGGGCAGCGAGGCTCTGCGCCTACAGCTCAGCATGGACCCGAGCCGGGCCGGAGAGTTCCGACTGGCGCTGCGAGATACGAGCGGAAACCGCAGCGTG TTCATCGCAGAGTTCGACCTGCGCTCGGTGCAGTACGAGGTCAAATCCCCTCGCTGCCACGAGATGCGTCTCGCCGCTCCGCCACACGACTGCATCCGCTTTAACTTCCGCTGCGACCGGGAAGCCGAAGAATGGGCCACggtggtgatgtcatcactAAGAGAGGCACATCGAG TTGCAAATATTAACACATACGAATCAGACGGCGGTCAGCCGAACACGACCGCAGCTATGGAGCAGTGGAGCTCAGCCTCGCTGCCTCTCACCG AGGAGCTCTGCTTGGAGCTCGCCAGGGCGATTGAAGCGGGTGACGCTCAAGCCGCTTCGCAGCACGCATCTGCTCTGGCTCGGCAAAAAGCGGGGCTGACAATTCAGCTGTCTGAAAAGAACTACGCAGACGGAGAGATCAG TTTATCTGTAGTTGTGGAGGATGTTTCGTCATCTTGTTGCGTCACAGTGAAAGTTTTTCCCTACATGACTGTGGCTGCACTGAAGCAACAG GTGTTTCTAGAGTATGGTTTCCACCCTCGCGTGCAGCGCTGGGTGATTGGTCAGTGCTTGTGCACAGAGCCAAGGTCACTGGCGTCCTACGGCGTGCAGAAGGACGGAGACACAGCGTACCTCTATCTGATCTCTGCCCGCCAAGCCCGCATTACCCGCCAGCTGTTCCAGCAGGACCTGGAGAGCGCCCTCCTCGCCCCGCCTCTTCCCCCGGGCAACGGTCCCACCTCCCAAGACTGGAGAGGGTACAGCACCCTGCCTTCAAGACTACCCCACAACAACCAGG GGAGCACAGGTGGAGGAAGCGATAGACCAGGTGATATTAAAGATGTCCTCGACATTGAGAATCTGCAACTGAATGACAAACCCAACAAAGCCAGTAAAACTCAG ACAGAGTGGGCTTGTCCCTCATGCACTTTCATCAACAAGCCTTCCCGTCCAGGCTGCGAGATCTGTGCTACAGCCAGACCGGATACGTCCTGCATCCAGCAG gaaaaaggaaggagagaggaccGAGGAGAGCCCGGTTTAAGCAGCAGCTGA